TCTTCTCAAATACTTCAGGCAGTCTTGCATCGAACTCTTCCAATGCCTTACCATAACCTTCCGGATCGCGGCGATGGCCGTATAATGCATCAAAGTCTACTAGATTCAAGAAACTCAAGCCTGTGAAAGACTGGTCGAACGTTTTGATGAAGCTGTCCATCCCGTCCATGTTATGCTTCGTACGGATCGAATCGGTTACACCTTCTCCATTATAGATGTCGGAGATTTTCCCGATTGCGATTACGTCGTATCCGGAATCCTTCATTTCATTCATAACAGTACGCTCGAACGGCTTCAACGCATAATCGTGTCGGTTAGACGTACGCTTGAATGCCCCCGGCTCCCCGACGAACGGACGTGCGATCACACGGCCGACTAGGAATTCTTCATCTTTCGTAATTTCACGGGCGATTTCACAGATTTTATACTGCTCTTCAATCGGAATGATATCTTCATGCGCAGCAATCTGAAGAACGGGATCTGCAGAAGTATACACAATCAGTGCACCTGTCTTCATATGCTCTTCCCCTAATTCTTCAATGATCTCGGTCCCACTTGCAGGCTTGTTCCCGATAATCGTTCTGCCGGTTTCTGCTTCAAGCTTTTGGATCAGCTTTTCCGGGAAACCATCCGGATATGTTTTGAACGGGGTATCGATATTAAGGCCCATGATTTCCCAATGACCTGTCATCGTGTCCTTCCCTACTGATGCTTCTTGCATTTTCGAATAGAATGCAAGGGGATTTTCAGCTTTTTCAATGCCTTTGATTTCCCTGATGTTCGATAAACCAAGTTTCCCGATATTCGGCATATTCAGTCCGTTCATATGATCAGCGATGTGACCAAGAGTATCGGATCCTTTATCATTGAATAGTTCTGCATCCGGTGCTTCGCCGATGCCTACAGAATCCATCACAATTAGGTGAACGCGTTTGTATGTATAATTACTCATTCAAGTAAACCTCCTGTATAATAAGCTTTCCGAAAAAGCGGTTACATTTTCTAACCTTCAATCGTATCATACCCTTATCTCAGCAGATGCAATCGACAGAAACTAACGTCAGAAGTCTGACATCTATATTTTACTTTTCTCCTTCAAAAAAAACAAGAGAGATCCCTTAAAGAATCTCATTTTCTTTAAGGGATCTCTTTCATGCCCGGGGATGGAATTGTGAGTATACATCCTTCAACCGGGTTTTCGTTACATGGGTATAGATTTGAGTGGTGGAAATGTCGGCATGTCCAAGCATTTCCTGAACCGCCCTCAGATCGGCGCCATTTTCCAACAGATGTGTGGCAAATGAATGCCTGAGCGTGTGCGGTGTTAAATCTTTCTCGATATTCGCTTTTTTGGCAAGGGTTTTGAGATTTTTCCAGAACCCTTGTCGGGAGAGCCCCTTTCCATGGTGATTCAAAAACAAATGATCATCCCGGTGTTTGGTACTCCTCAATTTCAGCCTGGCATCTGCCAAATAGTTTTCAAGAACTTTCATGGCGGTCTGCCCAATGGGGATGATTCTCTCCTTGTTGCCTTTTCCGATGCATCTGACAAAGCCCATCGTCAGGTGGACATCTTCCATCTTGAGTTGAATGAGCTCGCTCACCCGAATGCCGGTCGCATAAAGAAGCTCGAGCATGGCTTTATCCCTCATTCCAAGAGGTGTCGACTCATCCGGCGCTTCAAGCAAGGCCTCCACTTCCGCGATGCTCAATATTTTCGGGAGGGTCCTCTCAGTTTTCGGTGTTTCGATATGCACAGTCGGATCTTGATCCGTCGCCTTTTCCC
The nucleotide sequence above comes from Bacillus sp. KH172YL63. Encoded proteins:
- the deoB gene encoding phosphopentomutase translates to MSNYTYKRVHLIVMDSVGIGEAPDAELFNDKGSDTLGHIADHMNGLNMPNIGKLGLSNIREIKGIEKAENPLAFYSKMQEASVGKDTMTGHWEIMGLNIDTPFKTYPDGFPEKLIQKLEAETGRTIIGNKPASGTEIIEELGEEHMKTGALIVYTSADPVLQIAAHEDIIPIEEQYKICEIAREITKDEEFLVGRVIARPFVGEPGAFKRTSNRHDYALKPFERTVMNEMKDSGYDVIAIGKISDIYNGEGVTDSIRTKHNMDGMDSFIKTFDQSFTGLSFLNLVDFDALYGHRRDPEGYGKALEEFDARLPEVFEKMTEEDLLIITADHGNDPTAPGTDHTREYVPLLVYSKRFDKGVELPVSETFADIGATVADNFNVNMPKFGKSFLNNLK
- the xerD gene encoding site-specific tyrosine recombinase XerD produces the protein MEDHIQDFMHFLIVEKGLAKNTIESYKRDLKNYSLYLMKVEDVSELNAVSRVNIVQFLGHLKNQGKSSKTVARHVASIRSFHQFLLREKATDQDPTVHIETPKTERTLPKILSIAEVEALLEAPDESTPLGMRDKAMLELLYATGIRVSELIQLKMEDVHLTMGFVRCIGKGNKERIIPIGQTAMKVLENYLADARLKLRSTKHRDDHLFLNHHGKGLSRQGFWKNLKTLAKKANIEKDLTPHTLRHSFATHLLENGADLRAVQEMLGHADISTTQIYTHVTKTRLKDVYSQFHPRA